One genomic segment of Archaeoglobus neptunius includes these proteins:
- a CDS encoding ATP-binding cassette domain-containing protein, which produces MIEFSVRSYTYPNGKLGLKDFRERFEGGEFIKGKTGSGKSTVLRMSNGLIPEFYGGMLEGRVRVFGEKPNPKSVYLLRQNPEEAITCLDILDEVAFPLIQQGVKAYEARSEAEQICEELGIGNLIGKNTFEISTGELQLVEIAAAIASNAKFLIFDEPFANISRKNALKVIRIIRNFRHIVSEHRIEFERYFDRSVDLGMEVKVIEIPEVEIGDTVYEGEINLRQGEVIALTGENGSGKTTMLKRIARDMRKRKMKFGIALQHPPYHLTESTVEEEVGSMEIIRDFELESILKRHPQSLSSGQMRRVAIAKAFKHPILLLDEPSAGQDVNFRRKLIYLLKKHGKSAVIATHDEELAGYCDRRIEL; this is translated from the coding sequence TTGATTGAGTTCAGCGTCAGATCCTACACGTATCCAAACGGAAAACTGGGGTTGAAGGATTTCAGGGAAAGGTTCGAGGGTGGTGAGTTCATTAAGGGCAAAACGGGATCTGGTAAAAGCACCGTGTTAAGAATGTCTAACGGCCTGATACCAGAATTTTACGGTGGAATGCTTGAGGGTAGGGTTAGAGTTTTTGGAGAGAAACCGAATCCAAAGAGTGTTTATCTTTTAAGGCAGAATCCGGAGGAGGCGATTACGTGCCTCGATATCCTTGACGAGGTTGCATTCCCACTAATCCAGCAGGGTGTGAAAGCCTATGAGGCAAGATCGGAAGCGGAGCAGATCTGTGAAGAGCTGGGCATCGGCAATTTGATCGGAAAGAATACGTTTGAGATCTCGACGGGAGAGCTTCAACTGGTCGAGATAGCGGCAGCGATAGCTTCGAATGCGAAATTTCTGATATTTGATGAGCCCTTTGCAAATATAAGCCGAAAAAACGCCCTGAAGGTGATCAGAATCATCAGGAACTTTCGCCACATAGTCTCCGAGCACAGGATCGAATTCGAGAGGTACTTTGATAGAAGTGTCGATCTAGGCATGGAGGTTAAGGTGATCGAAATTCCCGAGGTTGAAATTGGAGATACAGTATACGAGGGTGAGATAAACCTGAGGCAGGGAGAAGTTATCGCACTGACCGGTGAAAACGGCTCGGGAAAAACAACCATGCTGAAAAGGATTGCGAGAGATATGAGAAAAAGAAAAATGAAATTTGGCATTGCCCTCCAGCACCCGCCCTACCACCTAACCGAGAGCACGGTTGAGGAGGAAGTTGGCAGTATGGAAATCATCCGTGATTTTGAGCTGGAAAGCATATTGAAAAGACATCCTCAGTCTCTCAGCAGCGGACAGATGAGAAGGGTGGCAATTGCAAAGGCGTTTAAGCATCCGATCCTCCTTCTTGACGAGCCCAGCGCAGGACAGGACGTCAACTTCAGGAGGAAGCTGATTTACCTGCTTAAAAAGCACGGAAAAAGTGCAGTTATAGCCACCCACGATGAAGAGCTGGCCGGATACTGCGACAGAAGGATAGAGCTATGA
- a CDS encoding biotin transporter BioY, whose protein sequence is MVYNTRKVMLAVAMAVITAISAQLNFKIGPVPYTMQNFGVMLSGFLLGPQYGVLAMLIYIALIALALPFAAGGGGLGVLFGPTAGFIYGFILSAFLAGFFRKMIWKKGDRKEVLLLWLLTLVAVIPTYVLGFIVFYNFALGDSRMLGWAESALKTFGLSFADPLLVIFTATVLIFIPQDFFVDHLLAVLVYRYVYRMLIERGIELD, encoded by the coding sequence ATGGTTTACAATACTAGAAAAGTCATGCTCGCTGTCGCCATGGCGGTTATTACCGCAATCAGCGCCCAGCTCAATTTCAAAATTGGACCGGTGCCCTACACAATGCAGAATTTTGGGGTGATGCTCTCCGGTTTTCTCCTCGGACCGCAGTACGGAGTTCTTGCGATGCTGATATACATTGCCCTGATAGCTCTCGCACTTCCCTTTGCTGCAGGCGGAGGAGGCCTTGGTGTACTTTTTGGCCCTACGGCGGGATTCATCTACGGCTTTATCCTGTCTGCCTTCCTCGCTGGATTCTTCAGAAAAATGATATGGAAAAAGGGAGACAGAAAGGAGGTTCTTCTCCTGTGGCTTCTGACCCTCGTGGCTGTTATCCCGACCTACGTGCTAGGGTTCATCGTTTTCTACAATTTTGCGTTGGGCGATTCCAGGATGCTTGGATGGGCTGAAAGTGCATTAAAGACATTCGGACTGAGTTTTGCTGACCCGTTGCTGGTGATCTTCACCGCAACGGTTCTGATTTTCATACCTCAGGACTTCTTTGTCGACCACCTTCTGGCAGTACTGGTTTATCGGTACGTTTACAGAATGCTGATAGAAAGAGGGATTGAACTTGATTGA